In Chloroflexaceae bacterium, a single genomic region encodes these proteins:
- a CDS encoding DUF3054 domain-containing protein, with the protein MATHSPEVRALARRTAILVAGDVLALLLFAAIGRRSHGEAAGPGAILEVARTAAPFILGWLIAATLAGAYTPARTRGPGAMALATLIGWTGGLLLGAVFRALMIGRFSPMSFYVITFLVALAILGGWRGVFAVVEQRRAT; encoded by the coding sequence ATGGCGACACATTCACCTGAGGTGCGCGCCTTAGCCAGACGCACCGCGATCCTTGTAGCGGGCGATGTCCTCGCCCTGCTGCTTTTCGCAGCGATTGGGCGGCGCAGCCACGGCGAAGCGGCGGGTCCAGGGGCCATCCTGGAGGTGGCGCGCACGGCCGCGCCTTTCATCCTCGGCTGGCTGATCGCCGCGACCCTGGCCGGGGCCTACACTCCGGCTCGCACGCGAGGGCCGGGCGCCATGGCGCTCGCCACGCTGATTGGCTGGACGGGCGGGTTGCTCCTCGGCGCGGTCTTCCGCGCGCTGATGATCGGGCGCTTCAGCCCCATGTCATTTTACGTCATTACGTTTCTCGTAGCGCTGGCGATCCTGGGCGGCTGGCGCGGCGTCTTTGCTGTTGTTGAGCAGCGCCGGGCGACGTAA
- a CDS encoding DNA photolyase family protein, translating into MPRIIHWFRRDLRLGDNAALTAAARASGGAVLPVFILDEAILFGRFASPGRTAWLLENLRTLDAALRARGLRLIVRRGDPLRELLALARESGAAGVYWNRDYTPYAIRRDTAVKQALRASGLAAHSFKDAVIFEMDEVQTDAGTPYSVYTPYARRWRQRLAAEGCRTYPPPDLIPGEPWPASLPIPALADLGLRYDLPLPPAGEAAALERLAAFADLRRQPGITSYAEQRNYPGIDGTSRLSPYLRLGVLGIRTALRAALDLEGAAALTPAARDSLESWIGELAWRDFYVQVLYHFPHALRGAFKREYDALEWENDPALLAAWQEGRTGYPIVDAAMRQLRQEGWMHNRARMIVASFLTKDLLVDWREGERHFMRLLLDGDPAANNGGWQWAAGTGTDAQPYFRIFNPVSQGQKFDPEGAYVRRYVPELAAVPVRYIHTPHLLPPAEQIRAGVRLGRDYPLPIVDHQTRRAMALNLYRKVKGKE; encoded by the coding sequence ATGCCTCGCATCATCCACTGGTTTCGCCGCGATCTGCGCCTCGGCGACAACGCCGCCCTGACGGCCGCGGCCCGCGCCAGCGGCGGCGCGGTGCTCCCGGTCTTTATCCTCGACGAGGCCATCCTCTTCGGGCGCTTCGCCAGCCCCGGGCGCACCGCCTGGCTGCTCGAGAACCTGCGCACCCTCGACGCCGCGTTGCGCGCCCGGGGCCTGCGCCTCATCGTGCGCCGCGGCGATCCGCTGCGGGAGCTGCTCGCGCTGGCCCGCGAGAGCGGCGCCGCCGGGGTGTACTGGAACCGCGACTACACCCCTTATGCCATCCGGCGCGACACTGCCGTCAAACAGGCCCTCCGAGCGAGCGGCCTGGCCGCGCACAGCTTCAAAGACGCCGTAATCTTCGAGATGGACGAGGTGCAGACGGACGCGGGGACGCCCTACAGCGTCTACACGCCCTACGCGCGCCGCTGGCGCCAGCGCCTGGCGGCCGAGGGCTGCCGCACCTATCCTCCGCCAGACCTGATCCCCGGCGAGCCATGGCCCGCCAGTCTCCCCATTCCCGCCCTGGCGGACCTGGGGCTGCGCTATGACCTGCCGCTGCCTCCCGCGGGCGAAGCGGCGGCCCTGGAACGTCTGGCCGCGTTCGCGGACCTCCGGCGCCAGCCGGGCATCACTTCCTACGCCGAACAACGCAACTATCCGGGCATTGACGGCACCTCCCGCCTGTCGCCGTATCTGCGCCTGGGGGTCCTCGGCATCCGCACCGCCCTGCGCGCGGCGCTCGACCTTGAGGGGGCGGCGGCGCTCACGCCTGCGGCCCGCGACTCGCTCGAAAGCTGGATCGGCGAACTGGCGTGGCGCGATTTCTACGTGCAGGTGCTGTACCACTTTCCGCATGCGCTGCGCGGCGCCTTCAAGCGCGAGTACGACGCCCTGGAGTGGGAGAACGACCCGGCCCTGCTCGCCGCCTGGCAGGAGGGCCGCACCGGCTACCCCATCGTGGACGCGGCCATGCGTCAGTTGCGCCAGGAGGGCTGGATGCACAACCGCGCGCGCATGATCGTCGCCTCCTTTCTCACCAAGGACCTGCTGGTAGACTGGCGCGAGGGCGAGCGCCACTTTATGCGCCTGTTGCTCGACGGCGACCCGGCGGCCAACAACGGGGGCTGGCAGTGGGCCGCGGGCACCGGCACCGATGCCCAGCCCTACTTCCGCATCTTCAACCCGGTCAGCCAGGGGCAGAAGTTCGACCCCGAGGGGGCCTACGTGCGCCGCTACGTGCCCGAACTGGCCGCCGTGCCCGTCAGGTACATTCACACGCCCCACCTGCTGCCCCCCGCGGAGCAGATCCGCGCCGGCGTACGCCTCGGACGCGACTACCCGCTGCCGATTGTTGATCACCAGACGCGCCGGGCCATGGCCTTGAACCTGTATAGAAAGGTGAAAGGCAAAGAGTAA
- a CDS encoding cobalamin-dependent protein (Presence of a B(12) (cobalamin)-binding domain implies dependence on cobalamin itself, in one of its several forms, or in some unusual lineages, dependence on a cobalamin-like analog.) → MSSAASTEELQRDYLNALLAGSGRAADRVVQRALDAGFTPQRVYLDLFQPTAYAIGRLWQRNRVSVAQEHLATAIIERQMGELHPLFRPRQQRGRTVVIGCVPDEWHRVGARMVADFFEAEGWTVHYLGAAVPVRDLVAMVRDSQADLVGVSAQMLFNLPRVQELVRALDAAGLAGIPVIAGGMPFTEQPELAPALNVRGSGADAAAALRVAEEVLTSASPPPAPLSPDTTALTLERLRERIVAAATARCLADGDSDEDVIRAGFHITTRMLAAAIAAGTPAPLDAQVAWVNERQPHDGVAPTQILARLSRYAATLRDLLPGPEGATAGRYADYLITLQRRALIPVSGA, encoded by the coding sequence ATGAGCAGCGCAGCATCCACCGAGGAACTGCAGCGTGACTATCTCAACGCGCTGCTGGCGGGGAGTGGTCGCGCCGCCGACAGGGTAGTTCAACGCGCCCTCGACGCTGGCTTTACGCCGCAGCGCGTTTACCTCGACCTCTTCCAGCCCACGGCCTACGCCATCGGGCGGCTCTGGCAGCGCAACCGCGTGAGCGTCGCCCAGGAGCACCTGGCCACGGCGATCATCGAGCGGCAGATGGGCGAGCTGCATCCCCTCTTTCGCCCCCGGCAGCAACGCGGGCGCACCGTAGTCATTGGCTGCGTGCCCGACGAGTGGCACCGCGTCGGCGCGCGCATGGTCGCCGATTTCTTTGAAGCCGAGGGCTGGACGGTTCACTACCTCGGGGCTGCCGTACCTGTGCGCGACCTGGTGGCGATGGTCCGCGACAGCCAGGCCGACCTGGTAGGCGTCTCCGCGCAGATGCTCTTCAACCTGCCGCGGGTGCAGGAACTGGTGCGCGCCCTCGACGCCGCCGGTCTGGCCGGGATTCCGGTGATTGCCGGCGGCATGCCCTTCACCGAGCAGCCCGAACTGGCCCCGGCGCTCAACGTGCGCGGCAGCGGCGCCGATGCGGCGGCGGCCCTGCGGGTGGCCGAGGAGGTGCTGACCAGCGCCTCGCCTCCACCCGCGCCTCTGTCGCCCGACACCACGGCGCTTACCCTCGAACGGCTGCGCGAACGCATCGTGGCTGCGGCCACGGCGCGTTGCCTGGCCGATGGCGACAGCGATGAAGATGTCATCCGCGCCGGTTTCCACATCACCACCCGTATGCTCGCCGCAGCTATCGCCGCTGGCACTCCCGCGCCCCTTGACGCTCAGGTGGCCTGGGTCAACGAACGGCAACCCCACGATGGCGTCGCGCCCACGCAGATCCTCGCCCGCCTTTCTCGGTACGCGGCCACCCTGCGCGACCTCCTCCCCGGCCCCGAAGGCGCAACCGCCGGGCGCTACGCCGATTATCTCATCACCCTCCAGCGGCGCGCGCTGATCCCCGTCAGCGGCGCTTAG
- the tyrS gene encoding tyrosine--tRNA ligase has protein sequence MNIDELLTRGVAEVIVESELRQRLAEGVPLRLKQGFDPTKPDMHIGHAVGLRKLRQFQELGHQVVLIIGDWTAQIGDPSGRDETRPRLSAAEVRANAETYMEQFFRVVDRQRTEVRWQSEWFGSFTLEHALDLAGRFTLAQMLAHETFRRRYESGAGLTILELMYPMLQGYDSVAIRADVEFGGTDQKFNILAGRELMAQLGMRPQQVVLVPLIPGTDGRKMSKTFLNTIDIRTPPAEMYGRVMSMSDAVLPLYFEVFTDVPLTELAEMRQALAEGLANPRDLKARIAYEIVAQFHGPAAAQEAEAAFVRQFVQREAPAEMPEHPLLAPTPLVDLMVAAGLAASKSEARRLIDGGGVRVNGERIEGYDRVLQPGANAVVQVGRRKFVRVV, from the coding sequence ATGAACATTGATGAACTGCTGACCCGCGGGGTCGCCGAGGTCATCGTTGAGTCGGAACTGCGTCAGCGCCTCGCCGAAGGCGTGCCCTTGCGCCTCAAGCAGGGCTTTGATCCGACAAAGCCCGACATGCACATCGGCCATGCCGTTGGCTTGCGCAAGCTCCGGCAGTTCCAGGAACTTGGGCATCAGGTGGTGCTCATCATCGGCGACTGGACCGCACAGATCGGTGATCCGTCAGGCCGTGATGAGACCCGCCCGCGTCTCAGCGCCGCCGAGGTGCGCGCTAATGCCGAGACCTACATGGAGCAGTTCTTCCGTGTGGTTGATCGGCAGCGCACCGAGGTGCGCTGGCAGAGCGAGTGGTTCGGGAGCTTCACCCTGGAGCACGCCCTCGACCTGGCCGGGCGCTTCACCCTGGCGCAGATGCTCGCCCACGAGACCTTCCGCCGCCGCTATGAGTCCGGGGCGGGTCTGACCATCCTGGAGTTGATGTACCCGATGCTTCAGGGCTACGACTCGGTGGCGATCCGCGCCGATGTGGAGTTTGGCGGCACTGATCAGAAGTTTAATATTCTGGCCGGGCGCGAGTTGATGGCCCAGCTCGGCATGCGTCCGCAGCAGGTGGTTCTCGTTCCGCTCATCCCCGGCACCGACGGGCGCAAGATGAGCAAGACCTTCCTCAACACGATTGACATTCGCACGCCGCCCGCCGAGATGTACGGCCGGGTCATGTCAATGTCCGATGCGGTGCTCCCTCTGTACTTTGAGGTCTTCACCGATGTGCCGCTAACGGAACTGGCCGAGATGCGCCAGGCCCTGGCGGAAGGCCTGGCCAATCCGCGCGATCTGAAGGCGCGCATCGCGTATGAGATCGTCGCCCAGTTCCATGGCCCCGCCGCGGCCCAGGAGGCCGAGGCGGCCTTCGTCCGGCAGTTCGTGCAGCGCGAAGCACCCGCGGAGATGCCTGAGCACCCGCTGCTCGCCCCGACCCCGCTTGTTGATCTGATGGTCGCCGCCGGGCTGGCAGCCTCGAAGAGCGAGGCGCGACGTCTGATTGACGGTGGCGGCGTCAGGGTGAATGGCGAGCGCATTGAGGGCTATGACCGGGTGCTCCAGCCCGGCGCCAATGCGGTCGTGCAGGTTGGCCGGCGCAAGTTTGTACGCGTGGTGTAA
- a CDS encoding GNAT family N-acetyltransferase — translation MNTPEDVHLAPLDPADIPHLTRLMAATFDADVPSFDEVSPELLQCYYTDDLFQKWPPGCIDAERFSVAVGNTLVGAAVIWHYPDRTSVLGLLFVTPEYQGYGIGAYVWRFLEERCEDTARWLVAAPGWSSNTQRFYRYTCGFTPVRSEGAYMILEKTIRR, via the coding sequence ATGAATACGCCCGAGGACGTGCACCTCGCGCCGCTGGACCCGGCCGATATTCCGCACCTGACGCGGTTGATGGCCGCGACCTTCGATGCGGACGTGCCATCCTTTGACGAGGTGAGCCCCGAGTTGCTCCAGTGTTACTATACCGACGACCTGTTCCAGAAGTGGCCGCCTGGCTGCATTGACGCGGAGCGCTTCAGCGTGGCAGTGGGGAATACTCTGGTCGGGGCGGCGGTGATCTGGCACTACCCCGACCGTACCAGCGTGCTGGGGTTGCTGTTCGTTACACCCGAATACCAGGGGTATGGCATCGGCGCCTACGTCTGGCGCTTCCTGGAGGAGCGCTGCGAGGACACTGCCCGCTGGCTCGTCGCGGCCCCGGGGTGGTCGAGCAATACGCAGCGCTTCTACCGCTACACCTGCGGGTTTACCCCGGTGCGCTCCGAGGGCGCGTACATGATCCTGGAGAAAACGATCCGGCGCTAA
- a CDS encoding STAS/SEC14 domain-containing protein — protein sequence MPYRITRHSEDLIWVVVEGHMAADQANAYFNELWTLFDTCTQPTDLLVDGRRISGASPSARRRMEQVAHHPRLGHLAFVVSEHHLLLFAPLVKLVSGIGLFGNEVEALDYLRSSRGLPPVIDLAMPGLPPLSEEARPADQRASAPSADTRRPPVYTMPHARAERRQMPGLFAGLSNMLDGWASNVRDLSRQIKGD from the coding sequence ATGCCCTACCGGATCACCCGTCATAGCGAGGACCTCATCTGGGTCGTCGTCGAAGGCCATATGGCCGCGGATCAGGCGAACGCCTACTTCAACGAGTTGTGGACGCTGTTCGACACGTGCACGCAGCCGACCGATCTGCTGGTTGATGGCCGGCGGATCAGCGGGGCCAGCCCCTCGGCGCGTCGGCGAATGGAGCAAGTCGCGCACCATCCCCGGCTGGGGCACCTGGCCTTCGTCGTGAGCGAGCACCACCTGTTGCTCTTCGCGCCGCTGGTGAAGCTGGTCAGTGGAATCGGGCTATTTGGCAACGAGGTCGAGGCCCTCGATTACCTGCGTTCGTCGCGCGGGCTGCCGCCGGTGATTGACCTGGCCATGCCCGGCCTGCCGCCGCTCTCTGAGGAAGCCCGGCCGGCTGACCAGCGCGCCAGCGCGCCGTCTGCCGACACCCGACGCCCGCCGGTGTACACGATGCCCCATGCGCGGGCGGAACGGCGCCAGATGCCGGGGTTGTTTGCCGGGTTGAGCAACATGCTTGACGGATGGGCCAGTAATGTCCGCGACCTTTCCCGGCAGATCAAGGGCGATTGA
- a CDS encoding SDR family oxidoreductase yields the protein MIFIVGGTGTLGQTLVRMLREQGRPVRVLVRPGSVAKAEPLRALGAELIGGDIRDPGSLEIGCRGATHVICATSAGADRRDESRRMAEYQGPINLLRAAERAGTVRQFLFTSTLFPRNPVGYKFVWAKLMAEEEIQRSGVPYTIFRPCGLFYEIVQRGEPIVKRFGFFPVIGAPGKRTQMLAMVDVARAFVNALDNPEAINRIFELGGPEHATFEDIVATWSRVWGRPIRVIHVPVWMIKTLGFVLKPFNPSAPGIMELLEFSYDEMSCDMRETSRILRLGQMQTLEEYCREYYASQGRAVPVSA from the coding sequence ATGATCTTCATCGTCGGCGGAACAGGAACCCTGGGGCAAACGCTGGTGCGCATGCTGCGCGAGCAGGGGCGTCCGGTGCGGGTGCTGGTGCGGCCCGGCTCGGTCGCCAAGGCCGAGCCGCTGCGCGCCCTCGGCGCCGAGCTGATCGGCGGCGACATCCGTGACCCCGGCAGCCTGGAGATCGGCTGCCGCGGCGCGACCCATGTGATCTGCGCCACCAGCGCCGGCGCCGACCGGCGCGATGAGTCGCGCCGGATGGCCGAATATCAGGGGCCGATCAATCTGCTGCGGGCCGCCGAACGCGCCGGGACGGTGCGGCAGTTTCTTTTTACCAGCACGCTCTTTCCACGCAACCCTGTCGGCTATAAGTTTGTCTGGGCCAAGCTGATGGCTGAAGAGGAGATCCAGCGCAGCGGCGTTCCCTATACCATCTTTCGCCCCTGCGGGCTGTTCTATGAGATCGTGCAGCGCGGCGAGCCAATCGTGAAGCGTTTCGGCTTCTTCCCCGTAATCGGCGCGCCCGGCAAGCGCACCCAGATGCTGGCGATGGTGGACGTGGCCCGCGCCTTCGTGAACGCGCTGGATAACCCTGAGGCGATCAACCGCATCTTTGAACTCGGCGGCCCGGAACATGCCACCTTTGAGGACATCGTCGCCACCTGGTCGCGGGTGTGGGGGCGCCCTATTCGCGTGATCCACGTGCCCGTCTGGATGATTAAAACCCTTGGCTTCGTCCTCAAGCCCTTCAATCCCTCGGCGCCGGGGATCATGGAGCTCCTCGAGTTCAGCTACGATGAGATGAGTTGCGATATGCGCGAGACCAGCCGCATCCTGCGTCTGGGCCAGATGCAGACCCTTGAGGAGTATTGCCGCGAGTACTACGCCAGCCAGGGCCGGGCC